From a region of the Rhodococcus sp. 4CII genome:
- a CDS encoding CoA transferase has product MTLPVPDHDVGAYLAARLPVFALAAGSVAALTGAVDRLDAAHGRAPRTWRLDPERIAASFASDRLLRVSGAPVSGFAELSGFFAAADGWVRTHANYPHHRRRLLAALGLPDDAGRDAVTTRIGGLTAADVEDRAAAAQAVAVRVRTADEWTASTQGAAAASGDLVSTAVHAAGTRPEARHRSRMIPGSGPLAGVRVLDLTRVIAGPVATRTLALLGAEVLRIDPPALPEIVVQHRDTGQGKRSALLDARSADGRPVWESLLAEADVVVTGYRPGAVDGLLDHAPPHLVRGRVCAWGGSGPWAARRGFDSIVQAASGIARIEGGDTPGALPAQALDHATGYLLAAGILDALAAGHRDGRGRSVDVSLARTGAWLLRADGRTENPPPPAVPGPRCLVTHGDLATARPALTEFDDYPFPARPWGADPPAWTGLTPVP; this is encoded by the coding sequence ATGACACTCCCGGTGCCCGACCACGACGTCGGGGCCTACCTGGCGGCCCGGTTGCCCGTGTTCGCGTTGGCGGCCGGTTCGGTCGCGGCCCTCACCGGCGCCGTCGACCGGCTCGACGCCGCGCACGGGCGCGCACCCCGCACGTGGCGGCTCGACCCGGAGCGGATCGCCGCGTCCTTCGCCTCCGACCGGCTGCTGCGGGTATCGGGTGCCCCGGTGTCGGGTTTCGCGGAACTGTCCGGGTTCTTCGCGGCGGCGGACGGCTGGGTGCGCACCCACGCCAACTACCCGCACCATCGCAGGCGGCTACTGGCGGCGCTCGGGCTGCCGGACGACGCCGGCCGGGACGCGGTGACTACCCGGATCGGCGGCCTGACCGCCGCCGACGTCGAGGACCGCGCCGCCGCGGCGCAGGCGGTGGCCGTGCGCGTGCGGACCGCGGACGAGTGGACGGCGAGCACGCAGGGTGCCGCCGCCGCGTCCGGCGACCTCGTGTCCACCGCCGTGCACGCCGCTGGAACTCGCCCCGAAGCCAGGCACCGCTCCCGCATGATTCCCGGCTCGGGTCCGCTGGCGGGGGTGCGGGTCCTCGACCTCACCCGGGTGATCGCCGGCCCCGTCGCCACCCGCACCCTGGCACTGCTCGGCGCCGAGGTGCTGCGGATCGATCCGCCGGCCCTCCCGGAGATCGTCGTGCAGCACCGGGACACCGGGCAGGGCAAACGCTCCGCGTTGCTCGACGCGCGGTCCGCGGACGGCAGGCCGGTGTGGGAGAGCCTGCTCGCCGAGGCCGACGTGGTGGTCACCGGATACCGTCCGGGGGCGGTGGACGGGCTGCTCGACCACGCCCCACCGCATCTGGTGCGGGGACGGGTGTGCGCCTGGGGTGGCTCCGGCCCCTGGGCGGCCCGCCGCGGGTTCGACAGCATCGTGCAGGCGGCGTCGGGGATCGCGCGCATCGAGGGCGGCGACACCCCCGGCGCGCTCCCCGCGCAGGCGCTCGATCACGCGACCGGGTACCTGCTCGCCGCCGGCATCCTCGACGCGCTCGCCGCCGGTCACCGGGACGGCCGCGGCCGGTCCGTCGACGTGTCCCTCGCCCGGACCGGGGCGTGGCTGCTCCGGGCGGACGGCCGCACCGAGAATCCGCCGCCGCCCGCGGTGCCCGGGCCCCGCTGCCTCGTCACGCACGGCGACCTGGCAACCGCCCGGCCCGCCCTCACCGAATTCGACGACTACCCGTTCCCGGCCCGGCCCTGGGGCGCCGATCCCCCGGCGTGGACCGGTCTCACACCGGTGCCGTGA
- a CDS encoding maleylpyruvate isomerase family mycothiol-dependent enzyme, whose translation MAGDTAPDWVAAQRRDVASMLAGLTPEQWDAPSLCAGWRTREVIAHITMPYRLSAPRFVLGMVKARGKFNRMADGQARADARTLTGEQLLRTVEENVAHPWKPPGGGFEGALSHDVIHGLDVSVALGLDRRVPDDRLDRVLDGIRPKQVKYFGTDLTGVRLTADDRSWTYGDGAPLHGSAQDLLLVLCGRRLPPGHLTGDPSPRFTAPV comes from the coding sequence ATGGCTGGGGACACGGCACCGGACTGGGTGGCGGCGCAGCGACGCGATGTGGCGTCGATGCTGGCGGGACTGACGCCGGAGCAATGGGATGCGCCGTCGCTGTGCGCGGGATGGCGCACCCGGGAGGTGATCGCGCACATCACCATGCCGTACCGCCTGTCGGCGCCGCGGTTCGTGCTGGGAATGGTGAAGGCGCGCGGCAAGTTCAACCGGATGGCGGACGGGCAGGCCCGCGCGGACGCGCGGACCCTGACCGGCGAGCAACTGCTGCGCACCGTCGAGGAGAACGTGGCGCACCCGTGGAAGCCGCCGGGCGGCGGCTTCGAGGGGGCACTTTCCCACGACGTGATCCACGGTCTCGACGTCTCGGTGGCGCTGGGCCTGGACCGCCGGGTCCCGGACGACCGCCTCGACCGGGTCCTCGACGGGATCCGCCCGAAGCAGGTGAAGTACTTCGGCACCGACCTGACGGGGGTGCGGTTGACGGCGGACGATCGCAGCTGGACCTACGGTGACGGCGCACCGCTGCACGGATCCGCGCAGGACCTGCTGCTCGTGCTGTGCGGGCGCCGGTTGCCGCCGGGGCATCTGACCGGGGATCCGAGCCCGCGGTTCACGGCACCGGTGTGA
- a CDS encoding nucleoside hydrolase, with the protein MSRRKLIVDVDTGIDDSLALLYLLASPDAEIAGIASTAGNVPVEQVAANNLNWLALCGAPDIEVTLGARVPLACPLRTTEDTHGPQGIGYAVLPPAGRSLSERDATALWVDLVRAHPGELTGLVTGPLTNLALAIREEPALPRLLRRLVVMGGAFNHPGNTTPTTEWNVSVDPEAAKEVFDAFSGLPAGRRPILCGLDVTETIEMTPDHVRRLAEAAGSSPDEIISPDDEPEVRSTASNPVIRHLSDAVRFYMDFHRTHGQGFLAHMHDPFAAAVALNPAIARTRPATVDVELHGRLTRGTTVADWVGHWNREPNVDIAVSTDPAAFFDDLVDRVGRFAKSVG; encoded by the coding sequence ATGAGCCGGCGGAAGCTGATCGTCGACGTCGACACCGGCATCGACGACTCCCTGGCGTTGCTGTACCTGCTGGCCAGCCCGGACGCCGAGATCGCGGGCATCGCCAGCACCGCCGGCAACGTGCCGGTCGAACAGGTCGCGGCCAACAACCTGAACTGGCTCGCCCTCTGCGGCGCCCCCGACATCGAGGTGACGCTCGGCGCCCGGGTCCCGCTGGCGTGCCCGCTGCGCACCACCGAGGACACCCACGGACCGCAGGGCATCGGGTACGCCGTCCTCCCGCCGGCCGGGCGGTCGCTGTCGGAGCGGGACGCCACCGCCCTGTGGGTGGACCTGGTCCGGGCCCACCCGGGCGAGCTCACCGGTCTGGTGACCGGTCCGCTGACGAATCTGGCCCTCGCCATCCGCGAGGAACCCGCACTGCCGCGGCTGCTGCGGCGCCTGGTCGTGATGGGTGGGGCGTTCAACCACCCCGGCAACACCACGCCCACCACCGAGTGGAACGTGTCGGTGGACCCGGAGGCGGCCAAGGAGGTGTTCGACGCGTTCTCCGGGCTACCGGCGGGCCGGCGTCCCATCCTGTGCGGTCTGGACGTCACCGAGACGATCGAGATGACACCGGATCACGTGCGGCGGCTGGCGGAGGCGGCGGGCAGCAGCCCCGACGAGATCATCTCCCCCGACGACGAGCCGGAGGTCCGCTCGACGGCGAGCAACCCGGTGATCCGGCACCTGTCCGACGCCGTCCGCTTCTACATGGATTTCCACCGCACCCACGGGCAGGGTTTCCTGGCGCACATGCACGACCCGTTCGCGGCGGCCGTGGCGTTGAACCCGGCGATCGCCCGGACCCGCCCGGCCACCGTCGACGTCGAATTGCACGGCCGCCTCACCCGCGGCACCACGGTCGCCGACTGGGTGGGGCACTGGAACCGGGAACCGAACGTCGACATCGCGGTGAGCACCGACCCGGCCGCGTTCTTCGACGATCTCGTCGACCGGGTCGGGCGCTTCGCGAAGTCAGTCGGCTGA
- the meaB gene encoding methylmalonyl Co-A mutase-associated GTPase MeaB, which translates to MGRPPVDIDALAQAVRANQRAGLAKAITLVESTRTDHREAAQRLLLELLPESGKAHRVGITGVPGVGKSTFIDALGMHLIGQGHRVAVLAVDPSSTRTGGSILGDKTRMARLTVEKNAYIRPSPTSGTLGGVAKATRETIVLLEAAGFDVILVETVGVGQSEVTVANMVDCFCFLTLARTGDQLQGIKKGVLELADLVAVNKADGKHEREAKGAARELAGALRLIYPHDAVWTPPVITMSGLEGVGLEDFWDTVCRHRDVLTAAGQFEENRRRQQVDWTWTMVHDQLLRRLASNTRVKAIRGDVEQQVRDGSLTAALAAAEILDAFDGTDASAD; encoded by the coding sequence ATGGGACGGCCTCCAGTCGACATCGATGCCCTCGCCCAGGCCGTGCGCGCCAATCAACGCGCCGGCCTGGCGAAGGCCATCACCCTCGTCGAGTCCACCCGCACCGACCACCGGGAGGCAGCGCAGCGGTTGCTGCTCGAACTGCTGCCGGAGTCGGGGAAGGCGCACCGGGTCGGGATCACCGGGGTGCCCGGCGTCGGGAAGTCGACGTTCATCGACGCGCTCGGGATGCACCTGATCGGGCAGGGCCACCGGGTGGCGGTCCTGGCCGTCGACCCGTCGTCGACGCGCACCGGCGGATCCATCCTGGGCGACAAGACGCGGATGGCGCGGCTGACCGTCGAGAAGAACGCCTACATCCGGCCGTCACCCACGTCGGGCACCCTCGGCGGGGTCGCGAAGGCGACCCGCGAGACGATCGTGCTGCTCGAGGCCGCCGGTTTCGACGTCATCCTCGTCGAGACGGTGGGCGTCGGCCAGTCCGAGGTGACGGTCGCGAACATGGTGGACTGCTTCTGCTTCCTCACCCTGGCCCGCACCGGCGACCAGTTGCAGGGCATCAAGAAGGGCGTCCTCGAACTCGCCGACCTGGTGGCCGTGAACAAGGCGGACGGAAAGCACGAACGGGAGGCGAAGGGCGCAGCCCGGGAACTCGCGGGTGCGCTGCGGCTGATCTACCCGCACGACGCCGTCTGGACGCCGCCGGTGATCACGATGAGCGGTCTCGAGGGCGTCGGGCTGGAAGACTTCTGGGACACCGTCTGCCGGCACCGGGACGTGCTGACCGCGGCCGGGCAGTTCGAGGAGAACCGGCGCCGTCAGCAGGTGGACTGGACGTGGACGATGGTCCACGACCAGCTGCTGCGCCGGCTCGCGTCCAACACCCGGGTCAAGGCGATCCGCGGCGACGTCGAGCAGCAGGTGCGTGACGGGTCACTGACGGCGGCGCTGGCCGCCGCCGAGATCCTCGACGCGTTCGACGGCACGGACGCCTCAGCCGACTGA
- the scpA gene encoding methylmalonyl-CoA mutase → MTTREVKHAIGSFAEVPLEDSQFPRPAAPTPEQTDELITSAAAANHYSPEQVVWSTPEGIDVKPVYTKADRDAAEAEGYPVGSFPGAAPFVRGPYPTMYVNQPWTIRQYAGFSTAAESNAFYRRNLAAGQKGLSVAFDLATHRGYDSDHPRVQGDVGMAGVAIDSILDMRQLFDHIPLDSVSVSMTMNGAVLPILALYVVAAEEQGVAPEQLAGTIQNDILKEFMVRNTYIYPPKPSMRIISDIFAYTSAKMPKFNSISISGYHIQEAGATADLELAYTLADGVEYIRAGLDAGMEIDKFAPRLSFFWAIGMNFFMEVAKLRAGRLLWSELVAKFEPKSAKSLSLRTHSQTSGWSLTAQDVYNNVARTCVEAMAATQGHTQSLHTNALDEALALPTDFSARIARNTQLLLQQESGTVRPIDPWGGSHYVEWLTHQLANRARAHIAEVEEAGGMAQAISEGIPKLRIEEAAARTQARIDSGRQPLIGVNKYVPDEADEIEVLKVENSRVRKEQLEKLDRLRADRDASAVEAALAELSRAAAATEGGMENNLLALAIDAARAKATVGEISEALEKVYGRHQAEIRTISGVYRDEAGKVDNINKATELVEKFAEEEGRRPRVLIAKMGQDGHDRGQKVIATAFADIGFDVDVGPLFQTPEEVANQAADNDVHVVGVSSLAAGHLTLVPALREALAAVGRPDIMIVVGGVIPPGDFAELYEAGAAAIFPPGTVIADAASGLLEKLAAQLGHDLTGTPE, encoded by the coding sequence GTGACTACTCGCGAGGTCAAGCACGCGATCGGCAGCTTCGCCGAAGTGCCACTGGAGGATTCGCAGTTTCCCCGGCCGGCCGCCCCGACACCGGAGCAGACGGACGAGCTGATCACGTCCGCCGCGGCGGCCAACCACTACAGCCCGGAACAGGTGGTGTGGTCCACCCCCGAGGGCATCGACGTCAAACCGGTCTACACCAAGGCCGACCGCGACGCCGCCGAGGCCGAGGGCTACCCGGTCGGGAGTTTCCCCGGCGCCGCACCGTTCGTGCGCGGCCCGTACCCCACCATGTACGTGAACCAGCCGTGGACGATCCGCCAGTACGCCGGCTTCTCCACCGCCGCCGAATCCAACGCCTTCTACCGCCGCAACCTCGCGGCCGGGCAGAAGGGTCTGTCGGTGGCGTTCGACCTGGCGACGCACCGCGGCTACGACTCCGACCATCCCCGGGTGCAGGGCGACGTCGGCATGGCCGGGGTGGCGATCGACTCGATCCTGGACATGCGGCAGCTGTTCGACCACATCCCCCTCGACAGCGTCAGCGTCTCGATGACGATGAACGGTGCGGTGCTGCCGATCCTCGCGCTGTACGTCGTGGCCGCCGAGGAGCAGGGTGTCGCCCCGGAGCAGCTGGCCGGAACCATTCAGAACGACATTCTGAAGGAGTTCATGGTCCGCAACACCTACATCTACCCGCCGAAGCCGTCGATGCGGATCATCTCCGACATCTTCGCGTACACCAGCGCGAAGATGCCGAAGTTCAACTCGATCTCCATCTCCGGCTACCACATCCAGGAGGCCGGGGCCACCGCCGACCTGGAGCTGGCGTACACCCTCGCGGACGGGGTGGAGTACATCCGCGCCGGCCTCGACGCGGGCATGGAGATCGACAAGTTCGCGCCCCGGTTGTCGTTCTTCTGGGCGATCGGCATGAACTTCTTCATGGAGGTCGCGAAGCTGCGGGCCGGTCGCCTGCTGTGGAGTGAGCTGGTCGCGAAGTTCGAACCGAAGTCCGCGAAGTCGTTGTCGCTGCGCACCCACTCGCAGACGTCGGGCTGGTCGCTGACCGCGCAGGACGTGTACAACAACGTGGCCCGCACCTGCGTGGAGGCGATGGCGGCGACGCAGGGGCACACCCAGTCGCTGCACACCAACGCGCTCGACGAGGCCCTCGCGCTGCCGACGGACTTCTCCGCCCGCATCGCCCGCAACACCCAGCTGCTGCTGCAGCAGGAGTCGGGGACCGTCCGTCCCATCGACCCCTGGGGCGGGTCGCACTACGTGGAGTGGCTCACTCACCAGCTGGCGAATCGGGCCCGCGCGCACATCGCCGAGGTCGAAGAGGCCGGCGGCATGGCGCAGGCGATCAGCGAGGGCATCCCGAAGCTGCGCATCGAGGAGGCCGCGGCCCGCACGCAGGCCCGCATCGACTCCGGCCGGCAGCCGCTGATCGGTGTCAACAAGTACGTTCCGGACGAGGCCGACGAGATCGAGGTCCTCAAGGTCGAGAACTCGCGGGTCCGCAAGGAGCAGCTCGAGAAACTGGACCGGCTGCGCGCCGACCGGGACGCGAGTGCCGTCGAGGCGGCGCTCGCCGAACTGAGCCGTGCCGCGGCCGCCACCGAGGGCGGCATGGAGAACAACCTGCTGGCGCTCGCGATCGATGCGGCCCGCGCGAAGGCCACCGTCGGCGAGATCTCCGAGGCCCTGGAGAAGGTGTACGGGCGTCACCAGGCCGAGATCCGGACCATCAGCGGGGTGTACCGGGACGAGGCCGGAAAGGTCGACAACATTAACAAGGCAACGGAACTCGTCGAGAAGTTCGCGGAAGAGGAGGGCCGCCGGCCCCGTGTCCTCATCGCGAAGATGGGGCAGGACGGCCACGACCGCGGCCAGAAGGTGATCGCCACGGCCTTCGCGGACATCGGATTCGACGTGGACGTCGGACCGCTGTTCCAGACCCCGGAAGAGGTCGCCAACCAGGCGGCCGACAACGACGTCCACGTGGTCGGTGTGTCGTCGTTGGCCGCGGGCCACCTCACGTTGGTGCCCGCGCTCCGGGAAGCCCTCGCGGCGGTGGGACGCCCCGACATCATGATCGTGGTCGGTGGCGTCATCCCGCCCGGCGACTTCGCCGAACTGTACGAGGCCGGTGCCGCCGCGATCTTCCCGCCCGGGACGGTCATCGCGGACGCCGCCAGCGGACTGCTCGAGAAACTGGCCGCGCAGCTCGGCCACGACCTGACGGGCACCCCGGAATAA
- a CDS encoding methylmalonyl-CoA mutase family protein codes for MSLASEAEEAARAYADWQHSVAGVLAKSRRIDAAELGPEPQKLLETVTYDGVTVAPLYSPRDERPEQPLPGTFPYVRGADATRDVNAGWLVSARFGEGAEAADVNRSVLDSLENGVSALWLTVGGPHLPVRSLETALDGVLLDLAPLTLDAGTDAPLAARALFALLDARAAAGDGVTDRTAVRVDLGTAPLTSAFSGAPDVELGDAVSLATESAGRSESVRAITVDGTAFHNAGASDAEELGASIAAGLEYLRALTESGLTIGQALGQLGFRFSATDDQFQTIAKFRAARLVWARIAQVCGASDFGGAPQHAVTSAAMMAQRDPWVNMLRTTLAAFGAGVGGADAVTVLPFDAALPAGALGVSKTIAARIARNTQLLLLEESHLGRVLDPASGSWYVEDLTQQVAAKAWELFQQIEAAGGYRAALDAGVVGDRIASTRAQRDSDIAHRKTTVTGVNEFPNLGEAPLPAGSAETGSVARYAAAFEALRDRSDAYLAAHGARPAVVLAPLGPVAEHNVRSTFAVNLLASGGIEARNPGPLAVGDGSIAAAAQDSGAGIAVICGTDKRYTAEATAAVQELRAAGIGTVLLAGPEKVVADADGPARPDGFVTARIDAVSVLSGLLDTIESSSDSSGDTGSKK; via the coding sequence GTGTCATTAGCTTCAGAAGCCGAGGAAGCTGCGCGGGCGTACGCCGACTGGCAGCATTCCGTGGCCGGAGTCCTCGCGAAGTCGCGTCGGATCGACGCCGCGGAACTCGGTCCGGAACCCCAGAAGCTCCTCGAGACCGTCACCTACGACGGTGTCACCGTCGCGCCGCTGTACAGCCCGCGCGACGAGCGTCCGGAGCAGCCGCTGCCCGGCACCTTCCCCTACGTGCGCGGCGCGGACGCCACCCGGGACGTGAACGCCGGCTGGCTGGTCAGCGCCCGCTTCGGTGAGGGCGCGGAGGCGGCGGACGTCAACCGCTCCGTCCTCGACTCCCTGGAGAACGGCGTCAGCGCACTGTGGCTCACCGTCGGCGGCCCCCACCTTCCGGTCCGGTCGCTCGAGACGGCCCTCGACGGTGTGCTCCTCGACCTGGCACCGCTCACCCTCGACGCCGGAACGGACGCACCGCTCGCGGCGCGGGCCCTGTTCGCCCTGCTCGATGCGCGTGCCGCCGCGGGGGACGGCGTCACCGACCGCACCGCGGTCCGCGTCGACCTCGGGACCGCTCCGCTCACCAGCGCATTCTCCGGTGCCCCCGACGTGGAACTCGGCGACGCGGTGTCCCTCGCCACCGAGTCCGCCGGCAGGTCGGAGAGCGTGCGGGCGATCACCGTGGACGGCACCGCGTTCCACAACGCCGGCGCCTCCGACGCCGAGGAACTCGGCGCGTCGATCGCAGCGGGCCTCGAGTACCTGCGGGCCCTCACCGAGAGCGGCCTGACCATCGGGCAGGCCCTCGGGCAGCTCGGCTTCCGGTTCTCGGCCACCGACGACCAGTTCCAGACCATCGCCAAGTTCCGGGCCGCGCGGCTGGTGTGGGCGCGGATCGCCCAGGTGTGCGGCGCCTCCGACTTCGGCGGCGCCCCCCAGCACGCCGTCACGTCGGCCGCGATGATGGCGCAACGCGATCCGTGGGTGAACATGCTCCGCACGACCCTCGCCGCGTTCGGTGCCGGCGTCGGCGGCGCGGACGCGGTCACGGTGCTGCCGTTCGACGCGGCACTGCCCGCCGGGGCGCTGGGTGTGTCGAAGACCATCGCCGCGCGGATCGCCCGCAACACCCAGCTGCTGCTGCTCGAGGAGTCGCACCTGGGCCGGGTGCTCGACCCGGCGTCCGGCTCGTGGTACGTCGAGGACCTCACCCAGCAGGTCGCGGCGAAGGCGTGGGAGTTGTTCCAGCAGATCGAGGCGGCCGGCGGCTACCGCGCCGCACTCGACGCGGGCGTCGTCGGGGACCGGATCGCGTCCACCCGCGCCCAGCGTGATTCGGACATCGCACACCGCAAGACCACCGTCACCGGGGTCAACGAGTTCCCGAACCTCGGCGAGGCGCCGCTGCCCGCGGGCTCCGCCGAGACCGGCAGCGTCGCCCGGTACGCCGCGGCGTTCGAGGCGCTGCGGGACCGCTCCGACGCCTACCTGGCGGCGCACGGTGCGCGACCCGCCGTCGTCCTGGCCCCGCTCGGCCCCGTCGCCGAACACAACGTGCGCAGCACGTTCGCCGTGAACCTGCTGGCGTCGGGCGGCATCGAGGCCCGCAACCCCGGCCCCCTCGCCGTCGGTGACGGCAGCATCGCCGCCGCCGCGCAGGACTCCGGCGCCGGTATCGCCGTGATCTGCGGTACCGACAAGCGGTACACCGCCGAAGCCACCGCCGCGGTGCAGGAATTGCGCGCCGCCGGGATCGGCACCGTGCTGCTCGCCGGCCCGGAGAAAGTCGTCGCCGACGCGGACGGCCCCGCCCGGCCCGACGGATTCGTCACCGCCCGTATCGACGCAGTCTCGGTCCTGTCCGGACTGCTCGACACCATCGAGAGCTCGAGTGACTCCTCGGGCGACACAGGGAGCAAGAAGTGA
- a CDS encoding PaaI family thioesterase, with product MSIAHEPAVTDRTATQRLFGLGAPTRGVDDRGEPLNRMSMDIGALAANTGETAYGGVLAVLLDDLLGFTVWERRGTRDGLVTAELSMDVVTPRRWQGPTLWAESRLLAVTADGGTSTARVRDSAGTLIATGTLWGNYVDLPPPVANTAALPDFPEPGVAPLDWIGGRIDDGPGGPVVVPPNPLIANKLGFVHGGVQGCAIDLAANAALHRVGADMDTASMRINYFRPVPLDRATTFTADVVRAGRAVSVTRVAGTSGGRICIEATVTGRRRLS from the coding sequence ATGAGCATTGCGCACGAACCGGCGGTCACCGATCGCACTGCCACGCAGCGGCTGTTCGGGCTCGGCGCGCCGACCCGGGGCGTCGACGACCGCGGCGAACCCCTCAATCGTATGAGCATGGACATCGGCGCGCTCGCCGCGAATACCGGCGAAACCGCATATGGCGGCGTCCTCGCCGTGCTGCTCGACGATCTCCTCGGATTCACGGTGTGGGAGCGGCGCGGCACCCGCGACGGGCTGGTCACCGCCGAATTGTCGATGGACGTCGTCACACCCCGGCGGTGGCAGGGCCCGACGCTGTGGGCGGAGAGCCGGCTGCTCGCGGTCACCGCCGACGGCGGCACGTCCACCGCCCGGGTCCGCGACTCGGCGGGCACTTTGATCGCCACCGGCACCCTGTGGGGCAACTACGTGGACCTGCCGCCGCCGGTCGCGAACACGGCGGCCCTCCCCGACTTCCCGGAACCGGGGGTCGCGCCGCTCGACTGGATCGGGGGGCGGATCGACGACGGACCCGGCGGGCCGGTGGTGGTGCCGCCGAACCCGCTGATCGCGAACAAGCTCGGTTTCGTGCACGGCGGCGTCCAGGGATGTGCGATCGACCTCGCCGCGAACGCCGCCCTGCACCGAGTCGGTGCCGACATGGACACGGCGTCGATGCGGATCAATTACTTCCGGCCGGTCCCCCTCGACCGCGCCACGACGTTCACCGCCGACGTGGTCCGGGCGGGCCGGGCGGTGTCGGTGACCCGGGTGGCCGGGACGTCGGGCGGGCGGATCTGCATCGAGGCGACGGTGACGGGTCGCCGCCGCCTGTCCTGA